A section of the Pseudanabaena mucicola str. Chao 1806 genome encodes:
- the lysS gene encoding lysine--tRNA ligase: MFWADKFAADASGDLIIVNDSKTPSGRVHVGSLRGVVIHDAIYRALKHAGKPVTFTYGVDDYDALDTVPHYLDKEKFSHYLGYPLCNVPSPDETAATDYAKYFMGEFLDVFEHLGVRPEIYYLRDFYRSGKMNPYIDLFLNNAHLVREAYKEVSKADRPSNWYPFQTICENCGKIATTVVTDYQDGKVFYTCQTNAMEYVEGCGHTGWVSPFDGNGKLPWKVEWVAKWDVVGVSIELAGKDHSQKGGSRDVANSICRKVLKKNPPTHAPYEFILVNGTKMSSSKGVGSSAKEIADLLPPELLRFLMLRTQPRSVINFMPNYETVTRLFRDYDTLIGKYQDDAPKDEKAQEELVPLIYSQLNTDEKVESYQAFDFSTLISLLQIPHLDLEAEIAARSANPLSDRDWAIVRNRIRVGKKWLQDYADEEEKLVLYLDSIPEKARTLTAEQVTYLKALAANLAGDVNWDGEELQTLLFSTSKQVEVSQKSAFAAVYYTFLNKERGPKAGSLLSYLDKDFVIQRIKDAIALNLVASNS, from the coding sequence ATGTTCTGGGCGGATAAATTTGCAGCAGATGCAAGCGGCGATCTCATTATTGTTAACGATTCTAAAACCCCCTCTGGGCGCGTTCATGTTGGCTCATTGCGCGGGGTTGTGATTCACGATGCCATTTATCGCGCCCTTAAACACGCAGGCAAACCCGTCACTTTTACCTATGGAGTTGATGACTATGATGCTCTCGACACTGTACCCCATTATTTAGATAAGGAGAAATTCTCGCACTATCTTGGCTATCCCCTTTGTAATGTTCCTTCCCCCGACGAGACAGCAGCAACTGACTATGCCAAGTACTTTATGGGCGAATTTTTGGATGTTTTTGAACATTTAGGCGTACGTCCTGAAATCTATTATTTACGCGATTTCTATCGTTCAGGTAAAATGAATCCCTACATTGATTTGTTTTTGAACAATGCTCACTTAGTTCGTGAAGCTTACAAAGAAGTCAGCAAAGCTGATCGTCCTTCCAATTGGTATCCCTTCCAAACCATTTGTGAAAACTGTGGAAAGATCGCGACTACCGTGGTTACTGACTACCAAGATGGTAAGGTCTTCTATACCTGTCAGACCAATGCTATGGAATATGTCGAGGGTTGCGGTCATACAGGTTGGGTATCACCATTTGATGGCAATGGGAAGTTACCTTGGAAAGTAGAGTGGGTAGCGAAATGGGATGTTGTTGGCGTGTCAATTGAACTTGCTGGTAAGGATCACTCACAAAAAGGAGGTTCCCGTGATGTTGCTAATTCCATCTGTCGTAAAGTTCTCAAGAAAAATCCTCCCACTCATGCTCCCTATGAATTTATCTTAGTAAATGGAACAAAGATGAGTTCTTCTAAAGGAGTTGGTTCTAGTGCCAAGGAAATTGCTGATCTGTTACCCCCTGAACTATTGCGGTTCCTGATGTTGCGGACACAGCCCCGCAGTGTGATTAACTTCATGCCTAATTATGAGACTGTGACTCGTCTCTTCCGTGACTATGATACTTTGATTGGCAAATATCAGGATGATGCACCGAAAGATGAAAAGGCTCAAGAAGAATTGGTTCCCCTCATCTATTCGCAGTTGAATACAGATGAGAAGGTAGAAAGTTATCAAGCCTTTGACTTCAGTACTTTAATTTCGTTGTTGCAAATTCCTCACCTCGATCTTGAAGCCGAAATTGCCGCTAGAAGTGCTAATCCCCTGAGCGATCGCGATTGGGCAATAGTACGCAATCGCATTCGTGTGGGTAAAAAGTGGCTCCAGGACTACGCCGATGAAGAGGAGAAGCTAGTTCTGTATCTTGATTCCATACCTGAAAAAGCCAGAACTCTTACTGCTGAGCAAGTTACTTATCTTAAGGCTTTAGCCGCTAACCTTGCAGGTGATGTGAATTGGGATGGCGAAGAACTGCAAACTTTACTATTCAGTACTTCTAAGCAGGTGGAAGTTTCTCAAAAGAGCGCATTTGCAGCGGTTTACTATACTTTCTTAAATAAGGAGAGAGGACCAAAGGCAGGTAGTTTACTTTCTTATTTAGATAAAGACTTTGTAATTCAACGTATTAAAGATGCGATCGCCTTAAATCTTGTGGCAAGCAACTCCTAA
- a CDS encoding peroxiredoxin-like family protein, with the protein MNTYEVLSQTQRQRVSDGTITSIFDGCQSASRKLILVLPQLGDFDSLEYIWWIQRERDRIESEGIAMRAIGIGDRQSGEYFCKFTGFEPNWMFIDNTGELHRQLNLYAGLTTKFPLLTSGQSAWVNLMLMCAGIGSQGTLKEVLRGYTGDRHAPQLIADDEVIKAAPLPPLRGSFFKWAGGSGFQRPFELATLRLRNMAEVLGNWNAYVPDASYMTQRGATFLFDANNQLIYEHRDRGILGFAVNPSYPLSFLFSKETAGIN; encoded by the coding sequence ATGAATACATACGAAGTCCTTAGTCAAACTCAACGTCAACGGGTGAGCGATGGTACGATCACCTCAATATTCGATGGTTGCCAATCAGCATCACGCAAACTGATTTTAGTATTACCACAGCTAGGCGATTTTGATAGTCTGGAATATATCTGGTGGATTCAAAGAGAGCGCGATCGCATTGAATCAGAGGGAATCGCTATGAGAGCAATAGGTATAGGCGATCGCCAGTCAGGAGAATATTTTTGTAAATTTACAGGTTTTGAGCCTAATTGGATGTTTATCGATAATACAGGAGAACTCCATCGGCAGTTAAATCTCTATGCTGGACTAACAACGAAGTTTCCCTTACTGACATCAGGTCAAAGTGCATGGGTCAATCTCATGTTGATGTGTGCAGGCATTGGTAGTCAAGGCACATTAAAGGAAGTTTTGCGCGGCTACACAGGCGATCGCCATGCACCACAGTTAATCGCTGATGATGAAGTGATCAAAGCTGCACCATTACCACCATTAAGGGGTTCCTTCTTTAAATGGGCAGGTGGCTCTGGATTTCAGCGTCCCTTTGAGCTAGCCACATTGCGCTTGCGAAATATGGCAGAAGTTCTCGGTAATTGGAATGCATATGTCCCTGATGCCTCATACATGACGCAGCGTGGCGCAACATTCCTCTTTGATGCTAATAATCAGTTAATTTACGAGCATCGCGATCGCGGCATCTTAGGATTTGCTGTCAATCCCAGTTATCCCCTATCATTCCTTTTTTCTAAGGAAACAGCAGGTATCAACTAG
- a CDS encoding 3-deoxy-7-phosphoheptulonate synthase, with protein MELKGVSPSEIANISGQGISELDANLEQSLDQIKTSDLHVVETCPLLAPVEVKTELSITPAIAKVVSEARSRIRNILNGSDRRLLVVVGPCSIHDVKAAKEYAEKLAKFRDQVSDALEIVMRVYFEKPRTTIGWKGLINDPHLNGTFDINFGIRMARDLLLDVAKLGLPSATELLDPIVPQYLADLISWTAIGARTTESQTHREMSSGLSMPVGFKNGTDGSIDVAINAMLSARQPHRFLGVSNDGLASIITTSGNPDGHIVLRGGKQGPNYDQNHVEAIANRLRDRHLQPYMMVDCSHDNSGQDYKNQPIVLRDIADQVRNGSEYIVGVMIESHLNRGKQPFPKDLAKLEYGKSITDGCINFETTVEILNDLANAVRSGRF; from the coding sequence ATGGAGTTAAAAGGCGTGTCCCCAAGTGAAATCGCAAATATTTCTGGTCAAGGAATATCAGAATTAGATGCCAATTTAGAGCAAAGTTTAGATCAAATTAAGACTAGCGATCTGCATGTAGTCGAGACCTGTCCACTGCTAGCGCCCGTGGAGGTCAAAACCGAGCTATCAATTACCCCTGCGATCGCTAAAGTCGTTTCCGAAGCTAGATCTAGAATTCGCAATATTTTAAACGGTAGCGATCGTCGTCTATTAGTGGTAGTTGGTCCTTGCTCAATCCATGATGTCAAAGCTGCAAAGGAATATGCTGAAAAATTAGCTAAATTTCGCGATCAGGTCAGCGATGCTCTGGAAATCGTGATGCGGGTTTACTTCGAGAAGCCTCGTACCACTATTGGCTGGAAAGGCTTAATTAATGACCCACACCTCAACGGAACATTTGATATTAATTTCGGTATCCGCATGGCGCGAGACTTGTTGCTCGATGTAGCCAAATTGGGCTTGCCCAGCGCTACAGAACTGCTCGATCCGATTGTGCCGCAGTACCTTGCGGATCTGATTTCTTGGACAGCGATCGGCGCAAGAACTACCGAAAGCCAAACTCATCGCGAAATGTCCTCTGGGCTATCGATGCCTGTCGGTTTCAAAAATGGCACAGATGGCAGTATTGATGTGGCAATTAACGCCATGCTCTCGGCACGTCAGCCCCACCGTTTTCTTGGTGTGAGCAATGATGGCTTGGCTAGCATTATCACTACTTCAGGCAATCCCGATGGACATATCGTACTGCGTGGCGGCAAGCAAGGACCTAACTACGATCAAAATCATGTAGAGGCGATCGCCAATCGACTCCGCGATCGCCACTTACAGCCTTACATGATGGTTGATTGCAGTCATGATAACAGTGGTCAAGATTACAAGAATCAACCGATTGTGTTAAGGGACATTGCTGATCAGGTACGGAATGGTTCTGAGTATATTGTCGGAGTCATGATCGAAAGTCACCTCAATCGTGGTAAACAACCTTTCCCGAAAGACTTGGCGAAGTTAGAGTATGGCAAGAGTATTACTGATGGCTGTATCAATTTTGAGACTACCGTTGAGATTTTAAATGATCTTGCTAATGCGGTTAGATCAGGTCGGTTTTAA
- a CDS encoding type IV pilin-like G/H family protein: MMLPFLFYFVLAWQGQAQVYVGVMNRGHQAFFVEKGYFTNKLDELEIDKDASEIYYYKYQVVVLDSKKAVQHIALAKKDYLKSYIGLVYTKVVPSSQEILTVALTCESQEPNRQAPPKFKLTPNPICPEGYVEVSRQ, from the coding sequence ATGATGCTTCCTTTTTTGTTTTATTTTGTCCTTGCATGGCAAGGTCAGGCACAGGTCTATGTAGGAGTGATGAATCGAGGTCATCAGGCTTTCTTTGTAGAAAAAGGTTATTTTACTAACAAATTAGATGAGCTAGAAATCGACAAAGATGCGTCAGAAATTTATTACTACAAATATCAAGTTGTGGTTTTAGACAGTAAAAAAGCCGTACAGCATATTGCCTTAGCTAAAAAAGATTATTTGAAATCATATATCGGCTTGGTTTATACCAAAGTAGTTCCTTCTTCTCAGGAGATACTGACAGTTGCCCTTACCTGTGAGAGCCAGGAGCCAAATCGCCAAGCACCACCAAAATTCAAACTAACGCCTAATCCAATATGTCCTGAAGGATATGTTGAAGTTTCGCGTCAATAA
- a CDS encoding NAD-dependent epimerase/dehydratase family protein, whose translation MPKKVFITGASGCVGHYLIEELLAKTDYELYLLVRDRRKLQIDLSDRSNVHVIEDSMQNIGNHKELLRTMEFVVSTAAGWGGEEAFIVNRDKTIELFSSLDPQVCERAIYFSTASILDSHNQIILEAGEFGTDYIASKYTCLETLENSIIRDRLIVVFPTLVFGGAKDKPYSHLSKGLKDILKYVPYARFLKTDGSFHFVHASDIAQIVTHLLTAPSVPSSPARLVLGMQRLTAQDLVAQFCEFLNLKVGWQFELTPWLVDTIIKLFRIEVAAWDRFCIAQRHFTYNVVSPETFGLVSKYPRLANLLAEVQ comes from the coding sequence ATGCCGAAAAAAGTCTTTATTACAGGTGCGAGTGGTTGTGTTGGTCATTATTTGATCGAGGAGCTTTTAGCAAAGACTGATTACGAACTATATCTGTTGGTGCGCGATCGCCGTAAGTTACAGATCGATCTTAGCGATCGCTCCAATGTGCATGTCATTGAAGACTCGATGCAGAATATTGGTAATCATAAAGAATTACTCCGCACGATGGAATTTGTGGTCAGTACTGCCGCAGGTTGGGGAGGAGAAGAAGCTTTTATCGTTAATCGTGATAAAACCATTGAGCTATTTTCCTCTCTTGACCCACAGGTATGCGAACGGGCGATCTATTTCTCCACAGCTAGCATTCTTGATTCCCATAATCAAATTATTCTTGAAGCAGGGGAATTTGGCACAGATTACATTGCATCTAAATATACTTGTTTGGAAACTTTAGAGAATTCAATCATTCGCGATCGCCTAATCGTTGTATTTCCCACCCTCGTTTTTGGCGGAGCTAAGGATAAGCCCTATTCCCATCTTTCTAAGGGATTAAAAGACATTCTCAAATATGTCCCCTATGCCAGATTTCTGAAAACCGATGGCAGTTTCCATTTTGTCCATGCCAGTGATATTGCTCAAATTGTGACCCATTTGCTAACTGCGCCATCAGTGCCATCATCACCTGCCCGCCTAGTTTTGGGAATGCAGCGCTTAACTGCTCAAGATTTAGTGGCTCAGTTCTGTGAATTTTTAAATTTAAAAGTTGGTTGGCAATTTGAACTTACGCCTTGGTTAGTGGATACGATTATCAAATTATTCCGTATCGAAGTTGCTGCATGGGATCGCTTCTGCATTGCCCAGCGTCATTTCACCTATAATGTGGTCTCCCCTGAAACCTTTGGACTAGTTTCTAAATATCCACGTCTAGCTAATTTACTCGCAGAAGTTCAATAA
- a CDS encoding DUF1648 domain-containing protein, with translation MKLPLYIALFVFGVAIAQSICFYPLLPDIVGSHFDISGKVNGTTSKMGYFIVYFVSIAITSSFTILIPLIFKYVPTSMINLPHKAYWLSDERREESIRFLNVHLSWFGVATMLLMVIIFHLTFLANLSPIKNLSAPAPWALLATFVIFTIWWTVVLLKHFPKPS, from the coding sequence ATGAAGTTACCGTTGTATATCGCTCTATTTGTGTTTGGTGTAGCGATCGCCCAAAGTATCTGCTTCTATCCATTACTACCCGATATCGTTGGTTCTCATTTCGATATCTCAGGCAAAGTCAATGGAACTACTTCTAAAATGGGATATTTTATAGTCTATTTTGTATCTATTGCCATCACTAGTTCCTTCACGATCTTAATACCTCTAATTTTCAAATATGTACCAACATCAATGATTAATTTGCCCCATAAGGCATATTGGCTATCGGATGAACGACGTGAGGAGTCTATTAGGTTTCTCAATGTACATCTTTCTTGGTTTGGGGTTGCCACAATGCTATTGATGGTGATTATCTTCCATCTCACATTCTTAGCAAACCTAAGTCCCATTAAAAATCTCAGTGCTCCTGCACCTTGGGCTTTGCTAGCAACTTTTGTCATATTCACAATCTGGTGGACTGTAGTGCTATTAAAGCATTTCCCTAAGCCATCATAA
- a CDS encoding transposase: MDTFGLLMMVIVTAANLNDRKGATLVLKKFNLIRDRFPRLSTIWVDRGDNGKVFILAILHTFFWCLLVVVHLAGQKGFVVQQKRWVVERSFAWFSRFRRLNRDYGLLPETSEAFFYVGLIQILLKRLD; encoded by the coding sequence GTGGATACATTCGGTTTACTAATGATGGTGATTGTCACTGCGGCAAATCTTAATGACCGCAAGGGTGCAACCTTGGTTTTGAAAAAATTTAACCTAATTCGTGACCGATTCCCACGTCTGTCAACAATTTGGGTAGATCGTGGTGATAACGGTAAGGTCTTCATTCTGGCAATTCTGCATACTTTTTTCTGGTGTTTACTTGTTGTTGTCCATCTTGCGGGGCAAAAAGGCTTTGTTGTTCAACAAAAGCGGTGGGTGGTTGAGCGTTCTTTTGCTTGGTTTTCTCGCTTTCGCCGTTTGAACAGAGATTACGGACTTTTACCTGAAACTTCTGAGGCTTTTTTCTATGTCGGCTTGATCCAGATCCTCCTCAAACGTCTTGATTAA
- a CDS encoding translocation/assembly module TamB domain-containing protein codes for MGQAQLPPQEAAKSTFARNLGRVSVGLAISLMASILGAFWYGRYFLNERLSPLLEVELNKAIKRPLQLGKVERIGMSSIRFGKSLVPPTDKESNFLAVEAIEVKVDPWTYLTHRQIGLDAVVEQPQLFLKQDVTGFLQLPKITPPERPTQEGLIDLRKITFNDAQITIQSISKGELVSLSQVQIDSNWKITDINNQSLKMKGKGFVTLPNIAAIAVPPNPEQLKKAIKTLNADKDSSKGSLDFDIDWDLTRGQGTIDLQSPNLQIAAVQGFAVSLPFEIQEGLLDFEAKVAILAGKEAPNISVTAQLTEGSIKSPKLPKPITQIAGKLNYDGTTASLKEFVAEYDFLKATVEGTFDQQKGFNVNFASTSLDLAKAIESFKVKVPVMIAGEIKLSGKLTGTSQKPALTMEISTPKPVSFDRIKVDRFLTTVELKDLNTLLIKKFQAASTGATLTGIGQIKLPQKDKPAEILFNSSLVGVAEEFINLYDTKLPVTIGQVTSSLQITGNLNNPQVLAQIEAPNATYPARGEVFIEDGLATIRNTKVSFPIGEVGLAGTYNIASGAWKTQLNSNGIPLAAFLPNQKGILQGLLNLRSDRGSFVLTDIIGDASIQLPQGLTELPDAITANLIWDGKNLLIPSLQVSNYLTANGNVDLAFPNNSPNQLPTGIAGINLDMISRNVSISRLASLSSVIPPQASGMLNFRGNLSGAIDKLKISGALQLEDVNLASLGSGLAKQGLVAPSRGSLNFNGSINGYFPDPRLVGNLRIAGLKVNQIELDNLNFQGVLDGISKVPQATGDLLLAGLRVDKLAFDPRLEGKVNFNANQGANIDLRGNRDRIVANLDQSFRPIDFNVNLGEATARGRRLDNNPNRLQVVVNNLPLPLVASFTGQNDLSGKVSSNLIADFSNNPKANGEVIIERPRFGRFIAERAIAKVTYADGVFSLRDGNLTVRQGESTNEYKFNLTYSPALDDSLAGAVEIAQGRMQDVFATLQWANIVDTTQVFSLTKTRAANLQPLEAIRLLGEPLYKQLQYLSQIELRQEQQETVNSTRNFNLPPLTEFRGDIKGKVTFGFNKHRGIRLGFDLVGKKFEYGKFAIDDVKVVGLYSNGVFAIANANFQSDKSYGKITKARLRLAPASNPLLRVREQSGEIELRDFPIESLRPLPFFSAIPIDLTGKINGNLSITGTSLLDTKVVGKLSLTDGTVNRQPIEFIAVQFNYDKLNVNFSVNMKVFGKEAVVATGNVGVFGNFNVKLDVKNEGIAFINIFNQPVRWVDGKGSIDLTASGTFRDPKIAGKITVDNAKVKVAGLPGDFSEVRGDIAFTSDRLISNITSNFSEGKLTMKGILPISNPNLLKPDTPEYQQALAINADQLKLNIRDISSNNFNSRVIVLGSLLTPEITGEVLLGDGRFVIGNDADPNSTAATNSNSDVPDVAFERLVVKLQNMQVTRFPIFNFLGEGTLIVNGTLQKPAPEGRVSITRGQFNAISARFRLDRSYENFVEFKATQGLNPILNVRVSGAVSEVTRVPINSNRPNDLFSPNEVPVSNLGSQRTLQVQASVTGTALVPDIRLSSSPPRSQSEIIALIGGGVLQNQGASDPASALANFAGSTVLNFLQDAIGDALNLAEFNLSPVTTNTTGSSRTGTLGLSAEAAVNVSNSFSIALQRIINDSTQPTNFSIRYRVDPNILMRGNYGSDGNRGISIEYENRF; via the coding sequence GTGGGACAGGCTCAACTACCACCGCAGGAAGCAGCCAAATCTACATTCGCCAGAAACCTTGGGCGCGTAAGTGTAGGGCTAGCGATCTCCTTAATGGCAAGCATCCTAGGAGCTTTTTGGTATGGGCGCTATTTTCTGAATGAGCGACTATCACCTTTATTAGAGGTGGAGTTAAACAAAGCTATCAAACGTCCTTTACAACTTGGTAAAGTCGAGCGCATAGGCATGTCTAGCATTAGGTTTGGCAAGTCACTAGTACCGCCAACCGATAAGGAGTCAAATTTTCTTGCCGTTGAAGCCATTGAAGTTAAGGTTGATCCTTGGACTTATCTCACCCATCGTCAAATTGGTTTAGATGCTGTTGTTGAGCAGCCACAGCTATTTCTGAAGCAAGACGTTACAGGTTTTCTGCAATTACCGAAAATCACCCCCCCTGAACGACCCACCCAAGAAGGTTTAATTGATTTACGGAAAATTACTTTTAATGATGCTCAGATCACGATCCAATCGATCTCTAAAGGTGAATTGGTTTCCCTTAGTCAGGTACAGATTGATAGTAACTGGAAAATTACCGATATCAACAATCAAAGTCTGAAAATGAAGGGTAAAGGCTTTGTGACCTTACCAAATATTGCAGCAATCGCTGTGCCACCCAATCCTGAACAATTGAAAAAAGCGATCAAAACCTTAAATGCCGATAAAGATAGTAGCAAAGGCAGTCTGGATTTTGATATTGATTGGGACTTAACCAGAGGTCAGGGGACTATAGATCTTCAGTCGCCTAACTTGCAAATTGCTGCCGTTCAAGGGTTTGCTGTAAGTTTACCCTTTGAAATTCAAGAGGGCTTACTGGATTTTGAGGCGAAAGTTGCCATACTTGCTGGTAAAGAGGCTCCTAATATTTCTGTCACCGCCCAACTTACCGAAGGTTCGATTAAATCACCTAAGCTACCAAAACCAATTACACAAATTGCAGGTAAGCTTAACTATGATGGAACTACAGCCAGCTTAAAGGAGTTTGTTGCTGAATATGACTTTTTAAAAGCAACGGTCGAAGGGACGTTTGACCAACAAAAGGGCTTTAATGTTAATTTTGCAAGCACATCTTTAGATTTAGCTAAAGCAATTGAGAGCTTTAAAGTGAAAGTACCTGTCATGATTGCAGGGGAAATTAAGCTGAGTGGCAAACTCACAGGTACATCCCAGAAACCAGCCTTAACAATGGAAATCAGCACTCCTAAACCCGTTAGCTTTGATCGCATCAAAGTTGATCGCTTTCTTACTACGGTTGAACTCAAGGATCTGAATACGCTGCTGATCAAAAAATTTCAAGCGGCTTCCACAGGTGCTACTTTGACAGGTATAGGGCAAATTAAATTGCCCCAAAAAGATAAACCTGCAGAAATTTTATTTAATTCTAGTCTCGTTGGTGTTGCTGAAGAATTCATAAATCTTTACGACACTAAGTTACCAGTAACCATCGGACAAGTAACTAGTTCTCTGCAGATTACTGGTAATCTCAATAATCCTCAAGTTCTTGCCCAAATTGAAGCTCCCAATGCCACCTATCCTGCCCGTGGTGAAGTATTTATTGAAGATGGCTTAGCAACGATTCGCAATACCAAAGTGAGTTTTCCCATTGGCGAAGTAGGACTAGCAGGGACTTATAACATCGCTAGTGGTGCATGGAAAACCCAGCTAAATAGTAATGGTATTCCCCTAGCCGCTTTCTTGCCCAATCAAAAAGGGATTCTTCAAGGCTTGCTGAATCTGCGAAGCGATCGCGGTAGTTTTGTCTTGACTGATATCATTGGCGATGCCTCGATCCAACTACCTCAGGGACTCACTGAGCTTCCCGATGCGATCACCGCCAATCTTATATGGGATGGCAAAAATCTGCTGATTCCCTCCCTACAAGTTAGCAACTATTTAACCGCAAATGGCAATGTTGATCTTGCTTTCCCTAACAATTCGCCTAATCAATTGCCCACTGGGATTGCAGGGATCAACCTTGACATGATTTCGCGCAATGTCAGTATCAGTCGGTTAGCCTCGCTCTCTAGTGTCATACCTCCTCAAGCTTCGGGGATGTTAAACTTTCGCGGCAATCTATCAGGAGCAATCGACAAGCTCAAAATCTCAGGAGCCTTACAACTAGAAGATGTTAATCTCGCCTCCCTTGGCTCAGGATTAGCTAAACAAGGACTAGTTGCACCCTCTAGAGGTTCTCTCAATTTTAATGGTTCAATTAATGGCTATTTCCCAGATCCTCGTCTAGTGGGAAACTTACGAATAGCGGGGTTAAAAGTTAATCAAATAGAGCTAGATAATCTCAATTTTCAAGGTGTTCTTGATGGAATTAGTAAAGTTCCTCAGGCAACGGGAGATTTGCTTTTAGCAGGTTTAAGAGTTGATAAACTCGCCTTTGATCCTAGATTAGAAGGCAAGGTTAACTTCAATGCGAATCAAGGCGCAAATATTGATCTGCGAGGAAATCGTGATCGCATTGTCGCTAATCTAGATCAATCTTTCCGTCCCATTGACTTTAATGTGAATTTAGGTGAAGCTACGGCTCGTGGTAGACGCTTAGATAACAATCCCAATCGTCTACAGGTTGTAGTGAATAACCTTCCTTTACCTCTTGTGGCTTCCTTCACAGGACAAAATGATCTGAGTGGTAAGGTTTCGAGTAATCTCATCGCAGATTTTAGTAATAATCCCAAAGCCAATGGTGAAGTTATCATAGAACGTCCCAGATTTGGTCGGTTTATCGCCGAACGAGCCATTGCTAAAGTCACCTATGCTGATGGTGTGTTCTCTTTACGTGACGGTAATTTGACAGTACGGCAGGGTGAATCCACCAATGAATACAAGTTCAACTTGACCTACAGTCCTGCTCTTGATGATTCGCTTGCAGGTGCAGTGGAAATTGCACAGGGAAGAATGCAGGATGTATTTGCGACTCTGCAATGGGCAAATATTGTGGATACAACGCAAGTATTCAGTTTGACAAAAACGAGAGCCGCCAATCTCCAACCTCTAGAGGCGATTAGATTATTGGGTGAGCCACTATACAAGCAACTTCAGTATCTTTCACAAATTGAACTTCGCCAAGAGCAACAGGAAACTGTTAACTCAACTCGTAATTTTAATCTTCCGCCATTAACAGAATTTCGTGGTGATATTAAAGGCAAAGTTACATTTGGCTTTAATAAGCATCGCGGCATTCGCTTAGGTTTTGATCTAGTTGGCAAGAAATTTGAATATGGTAAATTTGCGATCGACGATGTCAAGGTAGTAGGTCTTTATTCCAATGGTGTATTTGCGATCGCCAATGCTAACTTCCAGTCTGACAAAAGCTATGGCAAGATTACTAAAGCCCGTCTTAGACTTGCACCTGCATCAAATCCCTTACTGCGTGTCCGTGAACAAAGTGGCGAAATAGAACTCAGAGATTTCCCAATTGAATCTTTACGACCACTCCCTTTCTTTAGTGCGATTCCCATTGATTTAACTGGTAAAATCAATGGGAATCTTTCAATTACAGGCACTAGTCTCCTCGATACTAAAGTTGTTGGCAAATTGAGCTTGACCGATGGCACGGTAAATCGTCAGCCCATCGAATTCATTGCTGTGCAGTTTAACTATGACAAGTTAAATGTGAACTTTAGCGTCAATATGAAGGTATTTGGTAAGGAAGCCGTAGTTGCTACTGGGAATGTGGGTGTTTTTGGTAATTTCAATGTGAAATTAGATGTAAAAAATGAGGGTATTGCCTTTATTAATATCTTTAACCAGCCTGTACGCTGGGTTGATGGCAAGGGCAGTATTGACCTCACTGCGTCGGGCACTTTTAGAGATCCCAAGATTGCAGGCAAAATCACAGTCGATAATGCCAAAGTTAAGGTCGCAGGCTTACCTGGAGACTTCTCAGAAGTGCGAGGGGATATTGCTTTTACTAGTGATCGCTTAATTAGTAATATCACCAGTAATTTTAGTGAAGGCAAATTGACGATGAAAGGCATCTTACCCATTAGCAACCCCAATCTCCTCAAACCAGATACTCCTGAATATCAACAGGCTCTTGCCATTAATGCCGATCAGCTTAAACTAAATATTCGCGATATCAGCTCTAATAACTTCAATAGTCGTGTGATTGTCCTCGGTTCATTACTCACACCCGAAATTACAGGTGAAGTTTTACTGGGGGATGGACGTTTCGTCATTGGTAATGATGCTGATCCGAATAGTACGGCGGCGACAAATAGCAATAGTGATGTACCTGATGTTGCTTTTGAGCGCCTTGTAGTGAAGCTCCAAAATATGCAGGTGACTCGCTTCCCTATATTTAACTTCCTCGGTGAGGGAACTTTAATTGTGAATGGAACATTGCAAAAACCAGCACCAGAGGGTAGGGTAAGTATCACCCGTGGTCAGTTTAATGCTATTTCGGCAAGATTCCGTCTTGATCGCTCTTATGAGAACTTTGTCGAATTTAAAGCGACTCAAGGCTTGAATCCAATCCTAAATGTTCGTGTATCAGGTGCAGTTTCCGAAGTAACGCGCGTACCAATCAACTCCAATCGTCCTAATGACCTATTCAGTCCCAATGAAGTACCTGTCAGCAACTTAGGTTCGCAACGTACCCTACAGGTTCAAGCTAGTGTCACGGGTACAGCTCTCGTGCCAGATATTCGTCTCTCTAGTAGTCCACCCCGTAGTCAATCGGAAATTATTGCTCTCATAGGTGGTGGTGTACTCCAGAATCAAGGTGCTTCCGATCCTGCGTCGGCTCTTGCTAACTTTGCGGGTAGCACAGTCTTAAACTTCCTGCAAGATGCGATTGGTGATGCCCTGAATCTGGCAGAATTCAACTTGAGCCCAGTTACTACTAATACCACTGGCAGCAGTCGCACAGGCACTCTTGGGCTATCGGCTGAGGCTGCGGTCAATGTCAGTAACAGTTTTTCGATCGCACTGCAACGCATCATTAATGATTCTACGCAGCCAACTAATTTCTCGATTCGCTATCGTGTTGATCCGAATATTCTCATGCGTGGTAATTATGGCTCTGATGGCAATAGAGGGATTTCCATCGAATATGAAAATCGCTTCTAA